Proteins from a single region of Coregonus clupeaformis isolate EN_2021a chromosome 35, ASM2061545v1, whole genome shotgun sequence:
- the LOC121545843 gene encoding uncharacterized protein LOC121545843, whose protein sequence is MEENEALEIYCRRMITQVNNQLNPETEGERGRRKSQEERGEEGERAAPRGRRRQELQSETCRRMIIQVHRKQNTETTAASERRERQKEKRGCEDLAGEPRPAAQPQPQLQPEHVPLQLISALKMKSFTEEMRRAMDTELHDPSVCGVCVQQQAALSLNTFIRRKTTQLDANTLEDRLHTHLYNRDAVCLWGELVRGLPKPSDAPSRIWEQLQARGKRTQQPGVSLATEQESGCTQTRECQSGLNLTTVQELS, encoded by the exons ATGGAGGAGAACGAGGCACTGGAGATCTACTGCAGGAGAATGATAACACAGGTCAACAATCAACTGAACCcagaaacagaaggagagagggggaggagaaagagccaggaggagaggggggaagagggggagagagcagcccccagagggaggaggaggcaggagtTGCAGAGTGAGACCTGTAGGAGGATGATCATACAAGTACACAGAAAACAGAACACAGAAACTACAGCAgcgagtgagaggagagagaggcagaaggaAAAGAGGGGGTGTGAGGACCTTGCAGGAGAGCCCCGGCCTgcagcccagccccagccccagcttcAACCTGAGCATGTCCCTTTACAGCTCATTTCTGCCCTGAAGATGAAGTCTTTCACAGAGGAGATGAGACGG GCCATGGACACAGAGCTGCATGACCCAtcagtgtgtggagtgtgtgtgcagCAGCAGGCAGCCTTGTCCCTGAACACCTTCATCAGGAGGAAGACGACTCAACTAGACGCTAACACACTGGAGGAtagactacacacacacctctacaacagg GACGCTGTGTGTCTGTGGGGAGAGTTGGTAAGGGGTCTCCCCAAGCCCTCTGACGCCCCCAGCAGGATCTGGGAACAACTGCAGGCCAGGGGGAAACGCACACAGCAACCTGGGGTTTCCTTGGCGACAGAACAGGAATCTGGATGTACCCAGACAAGAGAATGTCAATCTGGGCTTAACCTGACGACAGTACAAGAACTGAGCTAA
- the LOC121539604 gene encoding ankyrin repeat and SOCS box protein 12, producing MVLDRINTPTNPLKMSLMDVSKIFSLLQPKEEDEDSEHGQALNQAVSSDDVVVLAELLSQESYRRSINSRSGWGIPVTPLRTAAAHGHLRCLELLLEHGAEVDSLDVKAQTPLFTAVSGQHLDCVVVLLKAGADPNGSPYNNCSPVLTAAREGDVEVLRELLQFGAEVDVWPKVPEWASNATACRGPLYISAVYGHLDCFKLLLLHGANPNYNCKSEKLLARIKQPKTVLEMCLRYGCGVEYIQLLIDFGADVYLPTLIIDKTTKQNEAVVLLLKERVCPNTLMSQTRLAIWSYLPMVNKMASIDRLDIPQILRNYLKHLT from the exons ATGGTCCTAGACCGTATCAACACACCCACCAACCCTCTCAAGATGAGTCTAATGGACGTCTCCAAGatcttctctctgctacagccCAAGGAAGAGGATGAGGACAGTGAGCATGGCCAG GCTCTGAACCAGGCGGTGAGCAGTGATGACGTGGTGGTGTTAGCTGAGCTGTTGTCTCAGGAGAGCTACAGAAGGAGTATCAACAGCAGAAGTGGCTgggggatccctgttaccccccTACGGACCGCCGCAGCACATGGCCACCTGAGGTGTCTGGAACTGCTGCTGGAGCACGGAGCCGAG GTGGACAGTCTAGATGTGAAGGCCCAGACCCCTCTGTTTACAGCGGTCAGTGGTCAACACCTGGACTGTGTTGTGGTCTTACTAAAGGCTGGAGCCGACCCCAACGGCAGCCCGTACAACAACTGTTCCCCGGTGCTGACCGCCGCCCGCGAGGGAGACGTGGAGGTCCTCAGGGAGCTGCTTCAGTTCGGAGCCGAGGTCGACGTCTGGCCCAAAGTCCCTGAGTGGGCCTCCAACGCCACAGCCTGCAGGGGACCCCTGTACATATCCGCTGTATATGGACACCTGGACTGTTTTAAGCTGCTGCTGCTCCATGGGGCTAATCCGAACTATAACTGTAAGTCAGAGAAGCTGCTGGCCAGGATCAAGCAGCCCAAGACGGTGCTGGAGATGTGTCTGAGGTATGGCTGTGGAGTGGAATACATACAGCTGCTCATAGACTTTGGGGCAGACGTGTATCTGCCCACGCTGATTATTGACAAGACCACCAAGCAGAACGAAGCCGTGGTGCTGCTGCTCAAAGAGAGAG TTTGTCCCAATACTCTGATGTCACAGACACGGCTTGCGATTTGGAGCTACCTCCCCATGGTTAACAAAATGGCGTCCATAGACCGCTTGGACATTCCCCAGATATTGAGGAACTACCTGAAACATCTCACCTGA